Proteins from one Armatimonadota bacterium genomic window:
- a CDS encoding UDP-N-acetylglucosamine 2-epimerase (non-hydrolyzing) has protein sequence MSSGRLRIMTVFGTRPEAVKMAPVIARLRASDEFEPIVVVTAQHREMLDQVLRLFDIRPDRDLDIMLPEQSLFDISVRALGGLDPVLEEFRPAMVLVQGDASSTMLGAMAAFYHRIPVGHVEAGLRTGDKYQPFPEEMNRRLTSALADLHFAPTAQARAHLLREGIPADRVWITGNTVIDALAEIVRRPETDLPPGLPLLDGRRVVLVTTHRRENWGEPLRQIYLALLDLLDRFPDIVVVFSVHRNPAVRRAAEEILGGHPRAHLIEPPDYAPFVRLMARAYLILSDSGGVQEEAPSLGTPVMVLREVTERPEGIQAGTVELVGTSRERIASRAGRLLADPSAREAMAHARNPYGDGRAASRIVDAMRYWFGRTAQPPEEFTG, from the coding sequence ATGAGTTCAGGCCGGCTGCGGATCATGACGGTCTTCGGGACCCGGCCCGAGGCCGTGAAGATGGCACCCGTGATTGCCCGCCTGCGCGCGAGCGACGAGTTCGAGCCGATCGTGGTGGTGACCGCGCAGCACCGGGAGATGCTCGATCAGGTGCTGCGGCTGTTTGATATCAGGCCTGATCGCGACCTGGACATCATGCTGCCGGAGCAGTCCCTCTTTGACATCAGCGTCCGGGCGCTGGGGGGGCTCGATCCGGTCCTCGAAGAGTTTCGCCCGGCGATGGTGCTCGTACAGGGCGACGCCTCCTCGACGATGCTGGGGGCGATGGCCGCGTTCTATCATCGCATCCCGGTGGGGCACGTTGAGGCCGGGCTGCGCACCGGAGACAAGTACCAACCGTTTCCAGAGGAGATGAACCGCCGCCTGACATCCGCGCTGGCCGACCTGCACTTCGCGCCCACCGCCCAGGCCCGGGCACACCTGCTGCGGGAAGGGATCCCGGCGGACCGCGTCTGGATCACCGGCAACACGGTCATTGACGCGCTCGCGGAGATCGTCCGGCGTCCCGAGACCGATCTGCCGCCGGGCCTGCCCCTGCTGGATGGCCGGCGCGTTGTCCTGGTAACCACGCACCGCCGCGAGAACTGGGGCGAGCCGCTCAGGCAGATCTACCTGGCGTTGCTCGACCTGCTGGACCGCTTTCCCGACATCGTGGTTGTCTTCTCCGTGCACCGCAATCCCGCCGTGCGCCGCGCGGCCGAGGAGATACTGGGCGGACACCCGAGGGCACACCTCATCGAACCTCCTGACTACGCCCCGTTCGTCCGGCTGATGGCGCGGGCCTACCTGATCCTCTCGGATTCGGGCGGCGTGCAGGAAGAAGCGCCCTCGCTGGGCACGCCCGTGATGGTGCTGCGCGAGGTCACCGAGCGGCCCGAGGGCATCCAGGCCGGAACCGTGGAGCTGGTCGGCACCTCGCGCGAGCGGATAGCGTCCCGTGCCGGCAGGTTGCTGGCCGACCCATCTGCGCGGGAGGCGATGGCCCACGCCCGCAACCCGTACGGGGACGGGCGGGCCGCGTCGCGGATCGTGGACGCGATGCGGTACTGGTTCGGTCGCACCGCGCAGCCGCCGGAGGAGTTCACCGGGTGA
- a CDS encoding ribose-phosphate pyrophosphokinase, which translates to MMRLKVFSGSANPGLAEEIAEHLGLPLGEMETYRFADGEVSVRIVESVRGADVFVIQPMSPPVNEHLVELLVILDALRRASAGRVTAVIPYLGYARQDRKTRPREPITSKLVANLLTASGADRILAVDLHTGQIWGFFDIPLDHLPSRMLLAAYFKEKKLKNVVVVSPDIGGTGRAREFAAEMGAPIAIIDKRRDKPNQVKEITHVIGKVYRRTAIVVDDIVDTAGTLVVAASALIGRGVEEVYACCSHPILSGPAVDRLAASPIRELVVTNTVPVSVSKRIDKVRVVSIAPMLAEAITRIHEDRSVSTLFGEPAAR; encoded by the coding sequence ATGATGCGCCTTAAGGTCTTCAGCGGCTCCGCCAACCCAGGGCTTGCCGAGGAGATCGCCGAGCACCTGGGCCTCCCGCTCGGCGAGATGGAGACCTACCGATTTGCCGACGGTGAAGTCAGCGTGCGCATCGTCGAGAGCGTAAGGGGCGCGGACGTCTTCGTGATCCAGCCGATGAGCCCGCCGGTCAACGAGCACCTGGTCGAGCTGCTGGTGATCCTCGACGCCCTGCGGCGCGCGTCGGCCGGTCGGGTCACGGCGGTCATTCCCTATCTCGGGTACGCGCGACAGGACCGCAAGACCAGACCGCGCGAGCCGATCACCTCGAAGCTGGTCGCCAACCTGCTGACCGCCTCGGGCGCGGATCGCATCCTGGCAGTAGATCTCCACACTGGGCAGATCTGGGGGTTCTTCGACATCCCGCTCGACCACCTGCCGTCCCGGATGCTGCTTGCCGCCTACTTCAAGGAGAAGAAGCTCAAGAACGTGGTCGTTGTCTCGCCCGACATCGGAGGCACCGGCCGAGCCCGCGAGTTCGCCGCCGAGATGGGAGCACCCATCGCGATCATTGACAAGCGGCGGGACAAGCCCAACCAGGTCAAGGAGATCACCCACGTCATCGGCAAGGTCTACCGCCGGACCGCGATCGTGGTGGACGACATCGTGGATACCGCCGGCACGCTGGTGGTAGCCGCCTCGGCGCTGATCGGTCGAGGGGTAGAAGAGGTGTACGCCTGCTGCTCCCACCCGATCCTATCGGGCCCGGCCGTGGACCGCCTGGCCGCGAGCCCGATCCGGGAACTGGTCGTCACGAATACCGTGCCGGTCTCGGTCTCGAAGCGGATAGACAAGGTGCGCGTCGTGTCCATAGCCCCCATGCTCGCCGAGGCGATCACGCGGATTCACGAGGACCGTTCGGTCAGCACGCTCTTTGGCGAGCCCGCTGCCCGGTAG
- a CDS encoding M67 family metallopeptidase — protein MALEIGLAQAVAIVYHARQQYPNECCGLVAGRGSRVERVFLGTNVERSPFTYRFDPQEQFRFFREMDVLGLELLGIYHSHPRSPAYPSQTDIAQAFYPEAAYLIVSLPSADAPAAEVEVCAFRIQGGVIAEEELTVAL, from the coding sequence ATGGCTCTTGAGATCGGCTTGGCGCAGGCGGTGGCCATCGTGTACCACGCGCGCCAACAGTACCCCAACGAGTGCTGCGGTCTGGTCGCAGGCCGGGGCAGCCGCGTCGAGCGCGTCTTCTTGGGGACGAACGTGGAGCGCAGCCCGTTCACCTACCGCTTTGATCCCCAAGAGCAATTCCGGTTCTTCAGGGAGATGGACGTGCTGGGGTTGGAATTGCTGGGAATCTACCATTCGCACCCGCGGTCGCCGGCCTACCCTTCCCAGACCGACATCGCGCAGGCATTCTACCCCGAGGCGGCGTATCTCATAGTGTCGCTCCCCTCGGCGGACGCGCCGGCGGCCGAAGTCGAGGTGTGCGCGTTCAGGATACAGGGTGGCGTCATTGCCGAAGAGGAACTGACGGTGGCGTTGTGA
- a CDS encoding undecaprenyl/decaprenyl-phosphate alpha-N-acetylglucosaminyl 1-phosphate transferase, producing MPEIGWSIPGFLAVGLVALAATNALAPVVRRMARRLGAIDYPGGRRINTRPTPRLGGVAIFLGFTAAAVVAMFVTRPIELVGTGSELFIRIPIAAHTDRAILGIMLGGTFLMAVGVYDDLRGMHPALKFLAMLAAASVLIPFGLTTQFLSNPLTGKMIVLGPWGAVLTVVWVVAVVNIINFIDGVDGLAAGIVAIAGTTLLLTAAHKRDVVAISLAAALVGSSVGFLRHNFNPARIFMGDSGSMFLGYVLGGLSVMGLYKSYTALSLAVPILALGVPIVDTAFAIFRRLRSGRPIYLPDRGHLHHRLLDRGLTQRQTVFLLYMVSAVLGLGALALAGVNRTGSIATLGVIALILLIGARRMGLLTR from the coding sequence GTGCCGGAGATAGGGTGGTCCATCCCAGGGTTCCTTGCCGTTGGGCTGGTGGCGCTGGCGGCGACCAACGCTCTCGCGCCCGTCGTACGCCGGATGGCGCGGCGCCTCGGCGCGATTGACTACCCGGGCGGCCGCCGGATCAACACACGGCCGACGCCGCGACTGGGCGGCGTGGCGATCTTCCTCGGTTTCACCGCCGCCGCTGTCGTGGCCATGTTCGTGACCCGGCCCATCGAACTCGTGGGGACCGGCTCCGAGCTCTTCATCCGGATTCCCATTGCCGCGCACACGGACCGAGCGATCCTCGGCATCATGCTGGGCGGCACGTTTCTCATGGCCGTCGGGGTCTACGACGACCTGCGAGGCATGCACCCTGCGCTGAAGTTCCTGGCGATGCTGGCCGCGGCCTCGGTGCTGATACCCTTCGGGCTCACCACCCAGTTCCTGTCGAACCCGCTTACCGGCAAGATGATCGTACTGGGGCCATGGGGCGCCGTGCTGACGGTGGTGTGGGTGGTCGCCGTGGTCAACATCATCAACTTCATAGACGGCGTGGACGGCCTGGCCGCCGGCATCGTGGCGATCGCCGGGACGACGCTGCTGCTCACCGCGGCGCACAAGCGCGACGTTGTTGCGATCTCGCTGGCCGCGGCGCTGGTGGGGAGCTCGGTCGGGTTCCTTCGGCACAACTTCAACCCCGCCCGCATCTTCATGGGCGACTCGGGCTCAATGTTCCTCGGCTACGTCCTCGGGGGACTCTCGGTGATGGGCCTTTACAAGTCCTACACCGCGCTATCGCTGGCGGTGCCGATTCTGGCGCTGGGCGTGCCGATCGTGGACACCGCCTTTGCCATCTTCCGGCGCCTCCGAAGCGGCCGGCCCATATACCTTCCCGATCGCGGGCATCTTCACCACCGGCTGCTGGATCGGGGGCTGACGCAGCGACAGACGGTCTTCCTGCTCTACATGGTCAGCGCGGTACTCGGCCTGGGTGCCCTGGCGCTGGCCGGCGTGAACAGAACCGGCTCGATTGCCACGCTGGGCGTCATCGCGTTGATCCTTCTGATCGGTGCCCGCCGTATGGGCCTGCTGACCCGATGA
- a CDS encoding Rrf2 family transcriptional regulator: MRVQDTGWRHCRRGTDGGVVKVSARAEYGIRALIELAAHYGRGPIHSQDIATRQRLPEPYLHQLMTALRGAGLVVSKRGPSGGHALSRPPEQITLREVFAVLEGTTAPWWCVEEDAPGCEYASDCVLQPVWRAVRGAAESVLDRLTLADLRADGLRQPVARK, from the coding sequence GTGCGCGTTCAGGATACAGGGTGGCGTCATTGCCGAAGAGGAACTGACGGTGGCGTTGTGAAGGTTTCCGCGCGGGCCGAGTACGGCATCCGGGCCCTGATTGAGTTGGCCGCCCATTACGGCCGCGGTCCGATTCACAGCCAGGACATCGCCACGCGGCAGAGACTGCCGGAGCCGTATCTCCACCAACTGATGACGGCCCTGCGCGGGGCAGGGCTGGTTGTAAGCAAGCGGGGGCCCTCGGGAGGTCACGCGCTCTCGCGCCCGCCGGAGCAGATAACTCTGCGCGAGGTGTTCGCGGTCCTGGAAGGAACCACCGCCCCCTGGTGGTGCGTGGAGGAAGATGCCCCTGGTTGCGAGTATGCTTCTGATTGCGTCCTGCAGCCAGTCTGGCGCGCGGTTCGGGGCGCCGCGGAGAGCGTGTTGGACCGGTTGACACTGGCGGACCTGCGGGCGGACGGTCTGCGCCAGCCCGTAGCGCGGAAGTAG
- a CDS encoding mycothiol system anti-sigma-R factor → MSEVDCNVVLERLWAFLDGETDEASCRELEAHIEACLHCRNHADFERRLRAVIQAKCRDERAPLALRAALDRLLSGSQ, encoded by the coding sequence ATGAGCGAAGTAGACTGCAACGTGGTCCTTGAGCGCCTCTGGGCCTTCCTGGACGGCGAGACCGATGAGGCGTCTTGTCGCGAGCTGGAGGCCCACATCGAGGCCTGCCTGCACTGCCGCAACCACGCCGATTTCGAGCGGCGGCTGCGGGCGGTGATCCAGGCGAAGTGCCGTGACGAGCGGGCCCCGCTTGCGCTGCGCGCCGCGCTCGACCGCCTCTTGAGCGGTTCCCAGTAG
- a CDS encoding RidA family protein, with protein MPKEVIRSDGAPMPIGPYSQAIRVSGMLYLSGQIALDPGTGQFLGGDIKTQTRRVLQNLAAVLEAAGSSPDRVVKTTVFLKDMNDFGPMNEEYASFFRELPPARSTVAVAKLPRDALVEIEAIALA; from the coding sequence ATGCCCAAGGAAGTCATCCGCAGCGACGGCGCACCGATGCCCATCGGCCCGTACTCGCAGGCCATCCGTGTTTCAGGAATGCTCTACCTTTCGGGCCAGATCGCGCTCGATCCCGGGACAGGGCAGTTCCTAGGAGGCGACATCAAGACCCAGACCCGCAGGGTGCTCCAGAACCTCGCGGCGGTCCTGGAGGCGGCCGGGTCGTCTCCCGACCGCGTTGTCAAGACCACGGTCTTTCTCAAGGACATGAACGATTTCGGGCCCATGAACGAGGAGTACGCCAGCTTCTTCCGGGAGTTGCCCCCGGCCCGCTCGACGGTGGCGGTGGCCAAGCTGCCGCGGGACGCGCTGGTGGAGATCGAGGCGATCGCGCTGGCGTAG
- the glmU gene encoding UDP-N-acetylglucosamine diphosphorylase/glucosamine-1-phosphate N-acetyltransferase codes for MREIEAVVLAAGKGKRMVSALPKVLHPICGRPMLAYVLDTLAAVGVSAPIVVIGHEGGAVRAAMGEGLRYAVQEEQLGTGHAVMQALPHLEGYVGTVLVVYGDVPFLRPETIETLLAHHRSQGASATILTDLRDDPSGYGRVLRDASGNVRRIVEEADASPQEREVREINAGMYAIECGALRDSLRALQPANAQGEYYLTDAVTSLLEGGHTVAAVVVASSQEATGINSRADLARAEAAMRAALLDALMASGVTITDPQTTYVHAGVRVGRDTVLHPGTVLEGRTTIGEACTIGPGARLADAGVGNGVTIVYSTVTAGVVGEGSRIGPYSHLRPGVRLGRFVEVGNFAEIKNATIGDRTKVHHMSYIGDATVGAGVNIGAGTVTCNYDGRTKHHTIIEDEAFIGSDTMLIAPVRVGRAAVTGAGSVVRREVPPGGVAVGMPARVIRRRPVPEVPAAAAITEQAGQNTEQADKNTEQAGQNDAP; via the coding sequence ATGCGTGAGATCGAAGCGGTCGTGCTGGCCGCGGGGAAGGGCAAGCGGATGGTCTCCGCCCTTCCCAAAGTGCTTCATCCAATCTGTGGACGGCCAATGCTGGCGTACGTGCTGGACACCCTGGCAGCCGTGGGCGTCTCAGCCCCCATCGTGGTCATCGGGCACGAAGGGGGAGCGGTGCGCGCGGCGATGGGCGAGGGCCTGCGCTATGCCGTGCAGGAGGAACAACTGGGCACGGGGCACGCCGTCATGCAGGCGCTGCCCCACCTGGAGGGGTACGTCGGCACCGTGCTGGTCGTCTACGGCGACGTGCCTTTTCTCCGTCCCGAGACGATCGAGACCCTGCTGGCGCACCACCGGTCTCAAGGCGCCTCCGCGACGATCCTCACAGATCTGCGCGACGATCCCTCCGGCTACGGCAGGGTGCTGCGCGACGCGAGCGGCAACGTGCGGCGCATCGTCGAGGAGGCCGACGCTTCACCGCAGGAGCGCGAGGTTCGCGAGATCAACGCCGGGATGTACGCCATCGAGTGCGGCGCCCTGAGGGATTCCCTGCGCGCCCTGCAGCCGGCCAACGCGCAGGGCGAGTACTACCTGACCGATGCGGTCACATCCCTGTTGGAGGGCGGCCACACCGTTGCCGCGGTCGTCGTGGCCTCCAGCCAGGAGGCCACCGGGATCAACAGCCGCGCCGATCTGGCCCGGGCCGAGGCCGCGATGCGCGCGGCGCTGCTTGACGCGCTGATGGCTTCTGGGGTGACGATCACGGATCCCCAGACGACGTACGTGCACGCCGGAGTGCGCGTGGGTCGCGACACCGTGCTCCACCCCGGGACTGTTCTCGAGGGACGCACGACGATCGGTGAGGCCTGCACCATTGGCCCAGGAGCCCGCCTGGCCGACGCAGGGGTCGGCAACGGTGTGACCATCGTCTACTCCACCGTTACCGCCGGGGTGGTCGGCGAGGGCAGCCGCATCGGCCCCTACAGTCACCTGCGGCCCGGGGTGCGTCTGGGCCGGTTCGTCGAGGTGGGCAACTTCGCGGAGATCAAGAACGCCACGATCGGCGACCGCACGAAGGTGCACCACATGAGCTACATAGGCGACGCCACCGTCGGCGCCGGGGTCAACATCGGCGCAGGGACAGTTACGTGCAACTACGACGGGCGCACGAAGCACCACACAATCATAGAGGACGAAGCGTTCATCGGAAGCGACACGATGCTGATCGCGCCCGTTCGGGTGGGACGCGCCGCGGTGACAGGCGCGGGATCCGTGGTCCGGCGCGAAGTGCCGCCGGGAGGTGTGGCCGTTGGAATGCCCGCCCGGGTCATCAGGCGGAGGCCCGTGCCCGAGGTGCCTGCGGCCGCGGCGATCACGGAGCAGGCCGGCCAAAACACCGAGCAGGCCGACAAGAATACGGAGCAAGCCGGCCAGAATGATGCGCCTTAA
- the lipB gene encoding lipoyl(octanoyl) transferase LipB, with protein sequence MKAARGWLLDLGGNQVPFAEAWALQKYLVAARQHGEIPDVLVLLEHPPVVTLGRSGKAEHLRATREEMLSAGIELFRIERGGSATYHGPGQLVGYPIVDLRLVNEDIVRYVRALEATIIDTLGAFGIAAGREPGLPGVWVAGAKICALGVAVQRRVTMHGFALNVTTGLGGFSLINACGLDRPVTSMSAVLGRPVDIAGVRRVYSEQFSRAFGIDLVQVTAADLEQARALV encoded by the coding sequence ATGAAGGCGGCGCGCGGCTGGCTGCTCGACCTGGGCGGAAACCAGGTGCCCTTCGCCGAGGCCTGGGCGCTGCAGAAGTACCTGGTGGCCGCGCGCCAGCACGGCGAGATCCCGGACGTGCTGGTGCTGCTGGAGCATCCGCCGGTGGTGACGCTCGGCCGCAGCGGAAAGGCGGAGCACCTCCGCGCTACACGCGAGGAAATGCTGTCGGCCGGCATCGAGCTGTTCAGGATAGAGCGCGGCGGCAGCGCTACCTACCACGGCCCAGGGCAGCTCGTCGGCTACCCGATCGTGGACCTGCGGCTGGTGAACGAGGATATCGTGCGCTACGTCAGGGCGCTGGAGGCGACGATCATTGACACGCTGGGGGCATTCGGGATAGCGGCGGGCCGCGAACCAGGCCTTCCCGGGGTCTGGGTTGCCGGCGCCAAGATATGCGCGCTGGGGGTGGCTGTTCAGCGCCGGGTGACCATGCACGGCTTCGCCCTCAACGTCACCACCGGGCTCGGCGGGTTCTCGCTGATCAACGCCTGCGGGCTGGACCGCCCGGTGACCTCGATGAGCGCGGTCCTGGGGCGCCCGGTGGATATCGCCGGAGTGCGCCGGGTCTATTCCGAGCAGTTCAGCCGGGCGTTTGGCATAGACCTTGTCCAGGTCACGGCCGCAGACCTGGAACAGGCCCGCGCGCTGGTGTAG
- a CDS encoding sigma-70 family RNA polymerase sigma factor, giving the protein MGAVLVTPDPPYVAVSDEDRARFEALVGGHLDGLYSSALRLTRNRTAAEDLVQDTFLKAWRSFRTFQAGTNARAWLYKILMNAYIDGYRRSSRLPEEVDQEDIGDFYLYAKAQESEEYRKAGDPEEILLSHVMDADVKEALEQVPEPFRAAVILADLEEFSYKEIAEILGIPVGTVMSRLYRGRRHLQRLLWDYARRAGYARDEIGSQSVVPP; this is encoded by the coding sequence ATGGGTGCCGTGCTTGTGACTCCTGATCCTCCCTATGTGGCGGTGTCGGATGAGGACCGCGCGCGGTTCGAGGCGCTCGTCGGCGGGCATCTCGACGGCCTGTACAGCTCCGCGCTGAGGCTGACGCGCAACCGCACCGCCGCCGAGGACCTGGTCCAGGACACCTTCCTGAAGGCCTGGCGCTCGTTCCGGACTTTCCAGGCCGGCACCAACGCCCGCGCCTGGCTCTACAAGATCCTGATGAACGCGTACATAGACGGCTACCGCCGGTCCTCGCGCCTTCCCGAGGAGGTGGACCAGGAGGACATCGGCGACTTCTACCTGTACGCCAAGGCCCAGGAGAGCGAGGAGTACCGCAAGGCGGGCGATCCCGAGGAGATCCTGCTCTCACACGTGATGGACGCCGACGTGAAGGAAGCCCTGGAGCAGGTTCCTGAGCCGTTTCGGGCCGCGGTTATCCTGGCCGACCTGGAGGAGTTCTCGTACAAGGAGATCGCTGAGATACTGGGCATACCGGTGGGTACGGTGATGTCGCGGTTGTACAGGGGACGCCGCCACCTGCAGCGGTTGCTGTGGGACTACGCGCGTAGGGCCGGATATGCGCGCGACGAGATCGGCTCGCAATCCGTGGTGCCGCCATGA